A DNA window from Anastrepha obliqua isolate idAnaObli1 chromosome 5, idAnaObli1_1.0, whole genome shotgun sequence contains the following coding sequences:
- the LOC129247769 gene encoding defensin-like has protein sequence MKTIAIILLALCSCLLLHTTVALPVDDSVEVEVGDVIVIDSVPAEKPEEKPEQSKESSQNIVIDASIQSTAHIEVPESVAEELIKAMVEAFQKMQVSGDVSVQSHVSMPEEKPAQEMGEQHSRSKRATCDLMDASGWSKTLCAAHCIMLGHRGGYCNGRSICVCRD, from the coding sequence atGAAAACCATCGCGATTATTTTACTGGCCTTGTGCAGCTGCTTGCTGTTGCACACCACCGTAGCTCTTCCTGTCGACGATTCGGTTGAGGTTGAGGTCGGCGATGTTATTGTCATTGACTCAGTTCCCGCCGAAAAGCCAGAAGAGAAACCAGAACAGAGCAAGGAGAGCAGCCAGAATATTGTTATCGATGCATCCATTCAATCCACCGCTCACATTGAAGTTCCCGAGTCAGTTGCAGAGGAGTTGATTAAGGCTATGGTTGAAGCTTTCCAGAAGATGCAGGTGTCTGGAGATGTTAGCGTTCAAAGTCACGTTTCCATGCCTGAAGAGAAACCGGCACAAGAAATGGGAGAACAGCATAGCCGCAGCAAGCGCGCTACTTGCGATTTAATGGATGCTTCTGGTTGGTCCAAAACTTTATGCGCTGCCCATTGCATTATGTTGGGACACCGCGGAGGCTATTGTAACGGAAGATCTATCTGCGTATGCCGTGATTAA